The proteins below come from a single Arthrobacter sp. zg-Y1171 genomic window:
- a CDS encoding Na+/H+ antiporter, whose protein sequence is MDFLILLIGLLFGTVLAAGIGERIRLPYPVLMLISSALIAFLPIIPEVHINPELILPLFLPPLLFAAAQRSSWSVFRLRWRSLVLLAVALVAVTVAVVAGVSWAMVPALGLPAAIALGAIVAPPDPVAVEAVAGKVRMPRRLITVLQTEGLFNDAIAIVIFQAAVAASTSGGHVGWDVVPDFLIAAAGAVVLGLAMAWVVGSLNRFVPNLVARSASTLVAPFAVYLLAEEVHFSGVVAVVVTALELGRRARPQDSEERLTRTAFWDVVELLTTGAAFGLVGIEMRYIIKDEGSQLLSFIPGILAVCAAVLLVRFLWMMAIYRMGGTEKNHVPGSLKEVLVLSWCGMRGLATLALALALPGTTLAGDALPGRNFVVACACAVLVVTLVLPGLTLPWLMRVLKLPDDHKEADRMERELALRAERVAIETMKRSTAIQQLPPDRRAALAKRMSSLHAMLESDEEDDSQKMLDRKATLEIMDVVQREAMDAARREVLDARRQAGMDPEAVDRVLRRLDLRTVTLDRPERH, encoded by the coding sequence GTGGATTTCCTGATACTCCTGATCGGGCTGCTGTTCGGAACCGTGCTGGCCGCGGGAATCGGCGAACGCATCCGGCTGCCGTACCCCGTGCTGATGCTGATTTCCTCGGCCCTGATCGCGTTTCTGCCGATCATCCCCGAAGTGCACATCAACCCGGAGCTTATCCTTCCGCTGTTCCTTCCGCCGCTGCTCTTCGCAGCCGCCCAGCGCAGCTCCTGGTCTGTTTTCCGGCTGCGCTGGCGTTCCCTGGTGCTGCTGGCGGTGGCGTTGGTGGCAGTCACCGTGGCTGTGGTGGCCGGTGTGTCCTGGGCCATGGTGCCGGCGCTCGGGCTGCCTGCCGCGATTGCCTTGGGGGCCATTGTTGCCCCGCCCGATCCGGTAGCCGTGGAAGCGGTCGCTGGAAAGGTCCGGATGCCGCGGCGGCTCATCACGGTGCTGCAGACCGAAGGCCTCTTCAACGACGCCATTGCCATTGTCATCTTCCAGGCCGCCGTCGCAGCGAGCACCAGCGGCGGGCACGTGGGTTGGGACGTGGTGCCGGACTTCCTCATTGCCGCAGCCGGCGCCGTGGTGCTGGGCCTGGCGATGGCCTGGGTCGTCGGTAGCCTGAACCGGTTCGTGCCGAACCTGGTGGCGCGTTCGGCGTCCACCCTCGTTGCACCCTTTGCCGTCTACCTGCTCGCCGAAGAAGTGCACTTCTCCGGAGTGGTCGCCGTCGTCGTCACCGCGTTGGAACTGGGCCGGCGGGCCCGCCCCCAGGACTCGGAGGAGCGCCTGACCCGAACCGCCTTCTGGGACGTGGTGGAGCTGCTGACCACCGGCGCCGCGTTCGGCCTGGTGGGTATCGAGATGCGGTACATCATCAAGGACGAGGGTTCCCAGCTGCTGAGTTTCATTCCGGGCATCCTGGCCGTTTGCGCGGCCGTGCTGCTTGTCCGGTTCCTGTGGATGATGGCGATCTACCGGATGGGCGGGACTGAGAAGAACCATGTGCCGGGTTCGCTGAAAGAGGTCCTCGTGCTGTCCTGGTGCGGTATGCGCGGCCTGGCGACGCTTGCGCTTGCCCTCGCCCTGCCGGGCACCACGCTCGCCGGTGACGCGCTGCCCGGACGCAACTTCGTCGTAGCCTGCGCCTGCGCGGTCCTCGTGGTGACGCTGGTGCTGCCGGGATTGACGCTGCCGTGGCTGATGCGCGTCCTGAAGCTGCCTGACGACCATAAAGAGGCGGACCGGATGGAACGCGAACTCGCGCTCCGGGCCGAACGGGTGGCAATCGAGACGATGAAGCGCTCGACGGCCATCCAGCAGCTGCCGCCGGACCGCCGCGCCGCACTGGCCAAGCGGATGTCCTCGCTGCACGCCATGCTGGAGAGCGACGAGGAGGATGATTCGCAGAAGATGCTGGACCGGAAGGCGACCCTGGAAATCATGGACGTGGTCCAGCGTGAAGCGATGGACGCTGCCCGCCGGGAAGTACTCGACGCCCGCCGGCAGGCCGGCATGGATCCGGAGGCCGTGGACCGTGTCCTGCGCCGCCTGGATCTGCGCACCGTCACCTTGGACCGCCCGGAACGCCACTAG